The Amaranthus tricolor cultivar Red isolate AtriRed21 chromosome 6, ASM2621246v1, whole genome shotgun sequence genome has a segment encoding these proteins:
- the LOC130815518 gene encoding uncharacterized protein LOC130815518 — protein MTSSFYDTKKQITGLGLPSKRIDCCINGCMIYWGHSANARRCRTCSTTRWVREDVGNRRIPMKQFIYLLIGQRLQRLYVSRVTAEFAAEIRNVRFGLCTDGFNPFGSSGRQYSSWPVILTPYNIPPWMCMKTPYMFLIVIAPRPNNPKQNIDIYLQSLIKELKMLWKDDILTYDVYTGQNFCLKVALMWTIIDFPAYSMLSGWSTHGKNACLYCMSDSKAFYPRHSRKMCWFDCHRMFLPYRPPFRRDKVNFMARVQEEGHAPHIRTGVELLAELNMSGMKKVYEDGACEYNDTYGPWTGGGKREVHDCHVFMQRLFPIAFHELIPVPVWEALTELSLFFKMITSPKFKTSDMMKLESEIPVILCKLEKIFPPSFFDCMEHLPVHLPYETRIAEPVQYRRMYPFERYLRHLKLNVGNKAHVEASMCNQYLTEEASHYVSHYFELEVRCRYRDLLMHDDGGDNNDRSGVLLIFTHPVRFHGRGKTKLLDPNDLEIGHRNILMNCPEVEPYLRRFTSQLHSAVPASMPRHQFDALLEELLPFRTNKHATTKAADNSGVCVKATDDSQDGDDFYGRLEEIIELEYLAMPIKREFKAKRSRGKSNRRKEDSSAPPLPTYRGGPYSAVEESGNVQPTSYRLLLRTKGVRDSDGQRVLITEYDKKVKKHYRKLEAEAIRMCEEPDYSKIYVEAIIGVNKNTTILICLRTVSPLERSALLKMK, from the exons ATGACATCTAGTTTTTACGACACAAAGAAGCAAATAACGGGGCTTGGGTTACCATCAAAGAGGATTGATTGTTGCATTAATGGATGTATGATCTACTGGGGTCATTCTGCTAATGCAAGACGTTGTCGTACGTGTTCGACAACAAGGTGGGTCAGAGAAGATGTTGGAAATAGACGAATTCCAATGAAACAATTTATATATCTTCTGATAGGTCAACGCTTACAACGGTTGTATGTGTCTCGAGTTACGGCCG AATTTGCTGCTGAGATTAGAAATGTTAGGTTTGGTTTGTGTACAGACGGATTCAACCCTTTTGGAAGCTCAGGAAGGCAGTATTCGTCGTGGCCAGTGATTCTAACACCTTACAATATCCCTCCGTGGATGTGCATGAAAACACCATACATGTTCTTGATAGTCATTGCGCCAAGGCCTAATAATCCTAAGCAGAACATCGATATTTACCTACAATCTTTGATTAAGGAGCTTAAGATGTTGTGGAAAGACGACATCTTGACCTATGATGTGTACACGGGTCAGAACTTTTGTCTTAAAGTGGCATTGATGTGGACAATCAT TGACTTTCCGGCATATTCAATGTTATCTGGATGGAGTACTCACGGTAAAAATGCATGTCTTTATTGCATGTCTGATTCAAAGGCCTTTTATCCGAGACACAGTAGGAAGATGTGTTGGTTTGACTGTCATCGTATGTTTTTGCCTTACCGTCCTCCGTTCAGAAGGGACAAGGTTAATTTCATGGCAAGGGTTCAAGAGGAGGGTCATGCCCCACATATTCGCACCGGTGTTGAGTTACTTGCGGAGCTTAATATGTCTGGGATGAAGAAAGTATATGAGGATGGTGCATGCGAATATAACGACACTTATGGTCCGTGGACTGGGGGTGGAAAAAGAGAAGT CCACGATTGTCACGTTTTCATGCAACGCTTATTTCCAATTGCTTTTCATGAGCTGATCCCTGTACCTGTTTGGGAGGCTCTAACTGAGTTAAGCTTGTTTTTCAAAATGATAACTTCTCCAAAATTCAAAACGTCAGACATGATGAAATTAGAGTCTGAAATACCAGTTATACTGTGCAAATTGGAGAAGATCTTCCCCCCATCATTCTTTGATTGCATGGAGCATTTACCCGTCCATTTACCATATGAGACAAGAATAGCTGAACCCGTTCAATATAGGAGGATGTACCCATTCGAAAG GTACTTACGACATCTGAAACTCAATGTTGGAAACAAAGCCCATGTTGAAGCGTCAATGTGCAATCAATATCTTACTGAAGAAGCTTCACATTATGTATCTCATTACTTCGAGCTAGAGGTACGATGTAGATATAGAGACCTCCTTATGCACGATGACGGCGGTGACAATAATGATAGATCAGGTGTTCTTTTAATTTTCACTCACCCTGTCAGATTTCATGGGAGGGGTAAAACTAAATTGTTAGATCCCAATGATCTTGAAATTGGACATCGAAATATTCTGATGAATTGTCCTGAGGTTGAACCCTATCTAAGAAGGTTCACAAGTCAGCTACATTCTGCTGTGCCTGCTTCCATGCCACGTCACCAGTTTGATGCTTTACTCGAAGA gctTTTGCCG TTTCGCACAAACAAACATGCTACGACAAAAGCTGCAGACAATAGTGGAGTTTGTGTTAAAGCAACCGATGATAGTCAAGACGGAGATGACTTCTATGGTCGGCTTGAAGAGATTATAGAGCTTGAATATCTAGCAATGCCAATCAAGAGA GAGTTTAAGGCCAAAAGATCTCGTGGGAAGAGTAACAGGCGCAAAGAGGACTCTAGTGCGCCACCTTTGCCTACCTATCGTGGTGGCCCGTATTCTGCC GTCGAGGAATCTGGCAACGTACAGCCTACTTCTTATAGGTTGTTGTTACGAACCAAAGGAGTACGTGACTCGGATGGCCAGCGTGTCCTAATCACCGAATACGACAAAAAAGttaaa AAGCACTACCGCAAATTAGAAGCAGAAGCAATAAGAATGTGCGAAGAACCTGATTACTCTAAAATTTATGTAGAGGCGATAATTGGGGTAAATAAAAATACTACCATCCTAATCTGTTTGAGAACCGTTTCACCCCTCGAGAGGAGCGCACTACT